The Phyllopteryx taeniolatus isolate TA_2022b chromosome 9, UOR_Ptae_1.2, whole genome shotgun sequence genome contains a region encoding:
- the si:ch73-267c23.10 gene encoding serine incorporator 3 isoform X3 codes for MGAALAAFSLVGWVSCLCSSATCLVCSCCPCRRNSTMTRIVYASVLLLGTIVACVMLSPGVDKQLKRIPGFCAEGTGSSIPGLQADVNCEMFVGYKAVYRVCFGMSLWFIGLSVLMINIKNSRDLRATIHNGFWFFKIVVLVAITAGAFYIPDGNFTYACFVVGSAGSFFFIVIQLVLLVDFAHSWNESWLDKMENGNSRGWYAALVVVTIFNYILSFIAVVLFFLFYTKPDDCFINKFFISFNTLFCFGASVISVLRKVQESQPRSGLLQSSIITLYATFLTWSAMSNEPDRTCNPSLLSIFHQIAAPTFAPLEIENQTAVVILGTEEPIPTSPYLQWWDAQTIVGLAIFVLCIIYSSPNADYTITSKWPAVWVKITCSWLCLTLYIWTLVAPMILTNRHFS; via the exons ATGGGGGCTGCCCTCGCGGCGTTCTCCCTCGTTGGCTGG GTGTCATGTCTGTGCAGCAGCGCGACATGTCTGGTGTGTAGCTGCTGCCCATGTCGCAGGAATTCCACAATGACCAGGATAGTTTACGCTTCCGTCCTGCTGCTGGGGACCATCGTGGCCTGCGTCATGCTGTCACCAGGGGTGGATAAACAGCTCAAACGG ATACCAGGCTTCTGTGCGGAGGGGACGGGTTCTTCTATACCTGGCCTGCAAGCTGACGTCAACTGTGAAATGTTTGTGGGGTACAAGGCAGTTTACCGTGTCTGCTTTGGAATGAGTCTTTGGTTCATTGGGTTGTCAGTTCTAATGATTAACATCAAGAACAGCAGAGACCTGCGTGCTACAATCCACAATGG ATTTTGGTTCTTTAAGATTGTTGTCCTGGTGGCAATTACAGCTGGTGCCTTCTACATTCCAGATGGAAATTTCACATACG CTTGTTTTGTTGTGGGCTCTGCTGGATCCTTTTTCTTCATTGTGATCCAGCTGGTCCTGCTGGTTGACTTTGCCCACTCCTGGAATGAGTCCTGGTTAGACAAAATGGAGAATGGCAACTCAAGGGGCTGGTATGCAG CTTTGGTGGTGGTCACAATCTTCAACTACATCCTGTCATTCATTGCTGTTGTGCTATTCTTCCTCTTCTACACCAAACCTGATGATTGCTTCATCAACAAGTTCTTCATTAGCTTCAACACGTTGTTTTGCTTTGGGGCCTCTGTCATCTCTGTGCTGCGTAAAGTACAG GAGTCTCAGCCTCGTTCTGGTCTTCTTCAGTCCTCCATCATCACCCTGTACGCCACATTTCTAACTTGGTCTGCCATGAGCAACGAACCAG acCGAACGTGTAACCCGAGCCTGCTGAGTATTTTCCACCAGATAGCAGCGCCCACATTTGCTCCTCTTGAGATCGAAAACCAGACTGCTGTGGTGATCCTTGGCACAGAGGAACCCATCCCCACATCGCCTTACCTACAGTGGTGGGATGCACAGACCATTGTGGGCCTCGCTATATTTGTCTTGTGCATCATCTACTCCAG cCCAAATGCAGACTACACCATAACCAGCAAATGGCCAGCCGTGTGGGTGAAGATCACCTGCAGCTGGTTGTGTTTGACCCTCTACATCTGGACCTTGGTGGCTCCCATGATTCTCACCAACAGACACTTCAGCTGA
- the si:ch73-267c23.10 gene encoding serine incorporator 3 isoform X2: MTRIVYASVLLLGTIVACVMLSPGVDKQLKRIPGFCAEGTGSSIPGLQADVNCEMFVGYKAVYRVCFGMSLWFIGLSVLMINIKNSRDLRATIHNGFWFFKIVVLVAITAGAFYIPDGNFTYACFVVGSAGSFFFIVIQLVLLVDFAHSWNESWLDKMENGNSRGWYAALVVVTIFNYILSFIAVVLFFLFYTKPDDCFINKFFISFNTLFCFGASVISVLRKVQESQPRSGLLQSSIITLYATFLTWSAMSNEPDRTCNPSLLSIFHQIAAPTFAPLEIENQTAVVILGTEEPIPTSPYLQWWDAQTIVGLAIFVLCIIYSSIRSSRTSQVNKLTMASKDSAILAEDGSLESSEEASGPRRVKDNEQDLVQYSYSFFHFLLFLASLYIMMTLTNWYSPNADYTITSKWPAVWVKITCSWLCLTLYIWTLVAPMILTNRHFS; this comes from the exons ATGACCAGGATAGTTTACGCTTCCGTCCTGCTGCTGGGGACCATCGTGGCCTGCGTCATGCTGTCACCAGGGGTGGATAAACAGCTCAAACGG ATACCAGGCTTCTGTGCGGAGGGGACGGGTTCTTCTATACCTGGCCTGCAAGCTGACGTCAACTGTGAAATGTTTGTGGGGTACAAGGCAGTTTACCGTGTCTGCTTTGGAATGAGTCTTTGGTTCATTGGGTTGTCAGTTCTAATGATTAACATCAAGAACAGCAGAGACCTGCGTGCTACAATCCACAATGG ATTTTGGTTCTTTAAGATTGTTGTCCTGGTGGCAATTACAGCTGGTGCCTTCTACATTCCAGATGGAAATTTCACATACG CTTGTTTTGTTGTGGGCTCTGCTGGATCCTTTTTCTTCATTGTGATCCAGCTGGTCCTGCTGGTTGACTTTGCCCACTCCTGGAATGAGTCCTGGTTAGACAAAATGGAGAATGGCAACTCAAGGGGCTGGTATGCAG CTTTGGTGGTGGTCACAATCTTCAACTACATCCTGTCATTCATTGCTGTTGTGCTATTCTTCCTCTTCTACACCAAACCTGATGATTGCTTCATCAACAAGTTCTTCATTAGCTTCAACACGTTGTTTTGCTTTGGGGCCTCTGTCATCTCTGTGCTGCGTAAAGTACAG GAGTCTCAGCCTCGTTCTGGTCTTCTTCAGTCCTCCATCATCACCCTGTACGCCACATTTCTAACTTGGTCTGCCATGAGCAACGAACCAG acCGAACGTGTAACCCGAGCCTGCTGAGTATTTTCCACCAGATAGCAGCGCCCACATTTGCTCCTCTTGAGATCGAAAACCAGACTGCTGTGGTGATCCTTGGCACAGAGGAACCCATCCCCACATCGCCTTACCTACAGTGGTGGGATGCACAGACCATTGTGGGCCTCGCTATATTTGTCTTGTGCATCATCTACTCCAG CATTCGGTCGTCCAGAACCAGCCAGGTGAACAAACTGACCATGGCCTCGAAAGACTCCGCCATCCTGGCTGAGGACGGTAGTCTGGAATCATCAGAGGAAGCGAGTGGACCGAGGCGGGTGAAGGACAATGAACAGGACCTAGTCCAATACAGCTACTCCTTTTTTCATTTCCTGCTCTTCCTGGCCTCACTTTACATCATGATGACCCTCACAAACTGGTACAG cCCAAATGCAGACTACACCATAACCAGCAAATGGCCAGCCGTGTGGGTGAAGATCACCTGCAGCTGGTTGTGTTTGACCCTCTACATCTGGACCTTGGTGGCTCCCATGATTCTCACCAACAGACACTTCAGCTGA
- the si:ch73-267c23.10 gene encoding serine incorporator 1 isoform X1 — protein MGAALAAFSLVGWVSCLCSSATCLVCSCCPCRRNSTMTRIVYASVLLLGTIVACVMLSPGVDKQLKRIPGFCAEGTGSSIPGLQADVNCEMFVGYKAVYRVCFGMSLWFIGLSVLMINIKNSRDLRATIHNGFWFFKIVVLVAITAGAFYIPDGNFTYACFVVGSAGSFFFIVIQLVLLVDFAHSWNESWLDKMENGNSRGWYAALVVVTIFNYILSFIAVVLFFLFYTKPDDCFINKFFISFNTLFCFGASVISVLRKVQESQPRSGLLQSSIITLYATFLTWSAMSNEPDRTCNPSLLSIFHQIAAPTFAPLEIENQTAVVILGTEEPIPTSPYLQWWDAQTIVGLAIFVLCIIYSSIRSSRTSQVNKLTMASKDSAILAEDGSLESSEEASGPRRVKDNEQDLVQYSYSFFHFLLFLASLYIMMTLTNWYSPNADYTITSKWPAVWVKITCSWLCLTLYIWTLVAPMILTNRHFS, from the exons ATGGGGGCTGCCCTCGCGGCGTTCTCCCTCGTTGGCTGG GTGTCATGTCTGTGCAGCAGCGCGACATGTCTGGTGTGTAGCTGCTGCCCATGTCGCAGGAATTCCACAATGACCAGGATAGTTTACGCTTCCGTCCTGCTGCTGGGGACCATCGTGGCCTGCGTCATGCTGTCACCAGGGGTGGATAAACAGCTCAAACGG ATACCAGGCTTCTGTGCGGAGGGGACGGGTTCTTCTATACCTGGCCTGCAAGCTGACGTCAACTGTGAAATGTTTGTGGGGTACAAGGCAGTTTACCGTGTCTGCTTTGGAATGAGTCTTTGGTTCATTGGGTTGTCAGTTCTAATGATTAACATCAAGAACAGCAGAGACCTGCGTGCTACAATCCACAATGG ATTTTGGTTCTTTAAGATTGTTGTCCTGGTGGCAATTACAGCTGGTGCCTTCTACATTCCAGATGGAAATTTCACATACG CTTGTTTTGTTGTGGGCTCTGCTGGATCCTTTTTCTTCATTGTGATCCAGCTGGTCCTGCTGGTTGACTTTGCCCACTCCTGGAATGAGTCCTGGTTAGACAAAATGGAGAATGGCAACTCAAGGGGCTGGTATGCAG CTTTGGTGGTGGTCACAATCTTCAACTACATCCTGTCATTCATTGCTGTTGTGCTATTCTTCCTCTTCTACACCAAACCTGATGATTGCTTCATCAACAAGTTCTTCATTAGCTTCAACACGTTGTTTTGCTTTGGGGCCTCTGTCATCTCTGTGCTGCGTAAAGTACAG GAGTCTCAGCCTCGTTCTGGTCTTCTTCAGTCCTCCATCATCACCCTGTACGCCACATTTCTAACTTGGTCTGCCATGAGCAACGAACCAG acCGAACGTGTAACCCGAGCCTGCTGAGTATTTTCCACCAGATAGCAGCGCCCACATTTGCTCCTCTTGAGATCGAAAACCAGACTGCTGTGGTGATCCTTGGCACAGAGGAACCCATCCCCACATCGCCTTACCTACAGTGGTGGGATGCACAGACCATTGTGGGCCTCGCTATATTTGTCTTGTGCATCATCTACTCCAG CATTCGGTCGTCCAGAACCAGCCAGGTGAACAAACTGACCATGGCCTCGAAAGACTCCGCCATCCTGGCTGAGGACGGTAGTCTGGAATCATCAGAGGAAGCGAGTGGACCGAGGCGGGTGAAGGACAATGAACAGGACCTAGTCCAATACAGCTACTCCTTTTTTCATTTCCTGCTCTTCCTGGCCTCACTTTACATCATGATGACCCTCACAAACTGGTACAG cCCAAATGCAGACTACACCATAACCAGCAAATGGCCAGCCGTGTGGGTGAAGATCACCTGCAGCTGGTTGTGTTTGACCCTCTACATCTGGACCTTGGTGGCTCCCATGATTCTCACCAACAGACACTTCAGCTGA